ATAATACCAGGAAAACCCCTAAGCCAAGACCAAGTTATTTGCCTGTTACAAGAAGTTTTAGATATTTTAGAGTTTGTTCATCAGCAAAAAGTTATTCACCGTGATATTAATCCACGAAATATAATTAGACGCAAGCTTGATGACAAGTTAGTTTTGATTGACTTTGGAGCAGTCAAACAAATCACGACCCAAGTGATTATTCCTAGTGGAAAAATAAAATTTACAGTTGCTATAGGGACTCCTGGATACATTGCAAGCGAACAAGCTCAGGGAAATCCAAAATTTAGTAGTGATATTTATGCCTTAGGGATACTTGCTATACAAGCACTGACTGGATTATCTCCTGAACAACTAGAAATAGATGCAGAAACTAGTGAAATTGTTTGGCACAATCATACCTCGGTGAGTGAGGATTTTGCCAAAGTTCTAGACAAAATGGTGTGTTATGACTTTCGGCAACGTTATTCTTCTGCAGGGGTTGCTTTGCAAGCTCTACAAGATTTAAAAAACACTCAATCTCACACAATGGCATTGATTCCTATATCACAAAATCCTATAAAAAATAATTTTAAAACAAGCAAGAAACCTAAAAAAAATATATTGATCAAGTTTTTAGGAATAATGAGTTTAATAGGGATAAGTGTAGGAGCATCTATCTATATTATGAATGCTGTCAATTCTGTAAATGCCACTGAATTGTACAAGCAAGCCAATACACTCTATGAGTTGCAACGTTATGAAGATGCTTTATCGGTATATGAAAAAGCGGTTAACATTAGACCAGATTATGCTCAAGCCTGGAATGGACAAGGTAAAACGCTGTATGAGGTGAAAGAATATAAAGAAGCACTCGCAGCTTACGATAAAGCAATTCAAATAGAGCCAGATTATTTGGAAGCTTGGAGTGGTCGTGGTTTTACATTGAATAAGCTGCAAAGATATCAAGAAGCAGTTGCTTCCTTTGACAAAGCTTTACAACTAGAAAATAACTATCCGGAAGTTTGGAATGCTAAAGGCGAAGCTTTAGCTAAATTAAACGAATATGAGCAAGCTATGAAATCTTATGATAAAGCTATTGAATACAATAAAGAATATTATGAAGCTTGGTACAATAAAGCAAGATTACTACAAAATTTAAAACGTTACGATGAGGCAATGACAGCCTATGATAAAGTGCTTGAATTAAAGCAAGATTACGAAAAAGCTTGGTACAATCGAGGCAATGTCTTTGTGAATTTACAACGCTACCAAGATGCGATCGCAGCATATGACAAAGCTGTACAATACAAGCCAAATTTTTACCAAGCTTGGCTATCTAAAGGTAATATCCTCCTCAATTTGCAACGCTATCCAGAAGCAATTGAATCTTTTGATCAAGTCATTAAATACAATTC
The sequence above is a segment of the Mastigocladopsis repens PCC 10914 genome. Coding sequences within it:
- a CDS encoding serine/threonine-protein kinase is translated as MLGNILVGRYQIISHLGGGGFGETFVACDTQLPGSPQCVVKKLKPQANDPETLQTARRLFDTEAQVLYKLGIHDRIPQLLAYFEENQEFYLVQEFIEGHDLSQEIIPGKPLSQDQVICLLQEVLDILEFVHQQKVIHRDINPRNIIRRKLDDKLVLIDFGAVKQITTQVIIPSGKIKFTVAIGTPGYIASEQAQGNPKFSSDIYALGILAIQALTGLSPEQLEIDAETSEIVWHNHTSVSEDFAKVLDKMVCYDFRQRYSSAGVALQALQDLKNTQSHTMALIPISQNPIKNNFKTSKKPKKNILIKFLGIMSLIGISVGASIYIMNAVNSVNATELYKQANTLYELQRYEDALSVYEKAVNIRPDYAQAWNGQGKTLYEVKEYKEALAAYDKAIQIEPDYLEAWSGRGFTLNKLQRYQEAVASFDKALQLENNYPEVWNAKGEALAKLNEYEQAMKSYDKAIEYNKEYYEAWYNKARLLQNLKRYDEAMTAYDKVLELKQDYEKAWYNRGNVFVNLQRYQDAIAAYDKAVQYKPNFYQAWLSKGNILLNLQRYPEAIESFDQVIKYNSKNYQAWYGRGWSLHQIKRYEEAVASYNKAIGLERNKYQVWYNRGNSLFNLKKYQEAISSYNKAINYEQEHYESWYSKGNALFNLKRYQEAIASYEQAIKIKPDYQQAINARNQAQQELVPSPQPTVNSPKLF